The proteins below come from a single Geobacillus thermoleovorans genomic window:
- a CDS encoding pyridoxal phosphate-dependent aminotransferase yields MKLAKRVASLTPSATLAITAKAKELKAAGYDVIGLGAGEPDFNTPQHIIAAAVKAMNEGHTKYTPSGGLPALKEEIIKKFARDQGLSYEPAEIIVCVGAKHALYTLFQVLLDEGDEVIIPTPYWVSYPEQVKLAGGVPVYVEGLEENDFKITPEQLKAAITPRTKAVILNSPSNPTGMIYTAEELKALGEVCLAHGVLIISDEIYEKLIYGGAKHVSIAELSPELKEQTIIINGVSKSHSMTGWRIGYAAGPRDIIKAMTDLASHSTSNPTSIAQYAAIAAYSGPQEPVEQMRQAFEKRLDIIYDKLVQIPGFTCVKPQGAFYLFPNARKAADMAECRTVDEFVAVLLEEAKVALVPGSGFGAPDYVRLSYATSLEALETAIERIRRFMEARA; encoded by the coding sequence ATGAAACTGGCAAAACGGGTGGCGTCGCTGACGCCATCGGCGACATTGGCCATTACGGCGAAAGCAAAGGAACTGAAAGCGGCCGGATACGACGTGATCGGCCTTGGGGCCGGCGAACCGGATTTCAACACGCCCCAGCACATTATCGCGGCAGCCGTCAAGGCGATGAATGAAGGGCATACGAAATATACGCCATCAGGCGGGCTGCCGGCGCTGAAAGAGGAAATCATCAAAAAATTTGCCCGCGATCAAGGGCTTTCATACGAGCCGGCGGAAATCATCGTCTGCGTAGGGGCGAAGCATGCGCTGTATACGCTCTTTCAAGTGCTGCTTGATGAAGGCGATGAGGTCATCATTCCGACGCCGTATTGGGTGAGCTACCCGGAACAAGTGAAGCTGGCTGGCGGCGTTCCGGTTTATGTTGAGGGGCTGGAGGAAAACGATTTTAAAATTACGCCGGAACAGCTGAAAGCGGCCATTACGCCGCGGACAAAAGCGGTTATTCTCAACTCCCCGAGCAATCCGACCGGCATGATTTATACGGCCGAGGAGCTGAAAGCGCTCGGGGAAGTATGCTTGGCGCATGGCGTGTTGATCATTTCGGACGAAATTTATGAAAAATTGATTTACGGCGGGGCGAAACATGTGTCGATCGCCGAACTGTCGCCGGAGCTGAAGGAGCAGACGATCATCATCAACGGCGTATCGAAATCGCACTCGATGACAGGGTGGCGCATCGGCTACGCGGCTGGGCCGAGAGATATCATAAAAGCGATGACGGATTTAGCAAGCCATAGCACATCGAATCCGACATCGATCGCCCAATATGCCGCTATTGCCGCCTACAGCGGTCCGCAAGAGCCGGTTGAACAAATGCGCCAAGCGTTTGAAAAGCGGCTTGACATCATTTATGACAAGCTTGTGCAAATTCCAGGCTTCACTTGCGTCAAACCGCAAGGAGCGTTTTATTTGTTCCCGAACGCCCGAAAGGCGGCGGATATGGCCGAATGCCGCACGGTCGACGAGTTCGTCGCCGTCTTGTTGGAGGAAGCGAAAGTCGCGCTTGTGCCTGGTTCTGGGTTTGGGGCGCCGGATTACGTCCGCTTGTCGTACGCGACCTCGCTTGAGGCGCTCGAGACAGCGATCGAACGCATCCGCCGGTTTATGGAGGCGCGGGCCTAA
- a CDS encoding cell wall elongation regulator TseB-like domain-containing protein has product MKKWGWFTLLFFGFLIWQAWSIYDEAMAPKRLMVEHALARAKEAAGLADVKKVYTYYGDEACTVFIGRTKQGKAVVVWVPEKEGNVVVKGVDSGISEAEARAILQRDRRPRRIIDATLGMEKGVPLWELTYIDAEGRYSFYYLHFADGAFLKRYSFQQ; this is encoded by the coding sequence ATGAAAAAGTGGGGTTGGTTCACTCTGCTTTTTTTTGGATTCCTCATTTGGCAGGCATGGTCGATTTATGACGAGGCGATGGCGCCCAAACGGCTGATGGTGGAACATGCGTTGGCCCGGGCGAAGGAAGCCGCCGGGCTTGCTGATGTGAAGAAAGTCTATACATATTATGGCGACGAAGCGTGCACCGTATTCATCGGAAGAACAAAACAAGGGAAAGCGGTCGTCGTTTGGGTGCCTGAAAAAGAGGGAAATGTCGTCGTCAAGGGCGTGGACAGCGGCATCAGCGAGGCGGAAGCGCGCGCCATTTTGCAGCGCGACCGCCGACCGCGGCGCATCATCGACGCGACGCTTGGCATGGAAAAAGGCGTGCCTCTTTGGGAGTTGACATATATTGATGCGGAAGGAAGGTATTCGTTTTATTACCTTCACTTTGCGGATGGGGCCTTCCTGAAGAGGTACAGTTTTCAACAGTGA
- a CDS encoding YpmA family protein, with protein MESKIEVLATVKVQHSDDLYKIVDCLNRTLKRDNLMFGLALDENDKRQAIFTIYRT; from the coding sequence ATGGAAAGCAAAATCGAAGTGCTCGCTACCGTCAAAGTTCAGCACTCCGACGACTTGTACAAAATTGTCGACTGCTTGAACCGAACGCTAAAGCGCGACAATTTGATGTTTGGCCTTGCCTTGGATGAAAACGACAAGCGCCAGGCCATCTTTACGATTTATCGGACGTGA
- the dinG gene encoding ATP-dependent DNA helicase DinG, translating to MATRFVIIDLETTGNGPKKGDRIIQLGMAVVEDGLIVERFASFFNPERPIPLFIQQLTNINEQMVEGAPLFADKAGEIAALMHGAYFVAHNVDFDLPFLQAELERAGWPPFSGPTIDTVELARIVLPTAESYKLGDLARQLGLHHNRPHQADSDAEVTAKLFIALLKRLSRLPLMTLEQLRGLARHLKSDIYLLLDAVIAKKRNKAPADRAVAVYRGIALKQPAPEPDESDRRPALASFAAFCEQEPPLPLPGYKRRAGQWEMMRLVYEALSTSQHALIEAGTGLGKSLAYLIPAAFFACEQQERVVISTHTLQLQEQLIRRDWPVLRQIAPFPLRVAVLKGKQNYLSLDKFASFLSEPSDTYDAALLKCQVLVWLLETDSGDLDELNVSSGARLLLSALAIGEEEDGGRHHFFARAKERSERADVVITNHALLLHDLTGPAPLLPPFRHLIIDEAHRLEDAAARCFGEQIGYVSFRLLTAKIAQTIAKWVEAEQDAPNGALVRCQQRLEELQFEGDELFRLLHRYALDKKPARAGRCRYRFSPTDEQSRAWQAAVELCWRLRDLAAALSAEAKPLLSADTSGDFPPSALLSADLAALNRQMAALVRLLTEKEPGVVRWIEADEKGAANAVRLYSQPVDLADFFADQLFMKKRSVVLTSATLTVRGRFTYMAARLGLEDFYPLCRSFPSPFRYEEQAALFVPADMPLVSAVPLEDYAEAVAASVLAIARRLGRRVLVLFPSYELLKLTVDALKTEEEGEPFVLIAQGVQSGSPAKLLRTFLQFEHAVLFGTSSFWEGVDLPGSALDVLVIARLPFAPPDDPVMEAKSKRIRLEGGDPFSELALPEAVLRFKQGFGRLIRTEDDKGAVFVLDRRLLASPYGADFLASLPPLSVHEGALSELLDKAETWLS from the coding sequence ATGGCAACGCGCTTTGTCATCATTGACTTGGAGACAACCGGAAATGGGCCGAAAAAAGGCGATCGGATCATCCAGCTCGGCATGGCGGTCGTCGAAGATGGCCTGATTGTCGAACGGTTTGCCAGCTTTTTTAACCCGGAACGGCCCATTCCGCTGTTCATTCAGCAGCTGACGAACATCAACGAACAGATGGTCGAAGGAGCGCCGCTGTTTGCTGACAAGGCGGGCGAGATCGCCGCCTTGATGCACGGTGCTTACTTTGTCGCCCATAACGTCGACTTTGATTTGCCGTTTTTGCAGGCCGAGCTTGAACGGGCTGGCTGGCCGCCGTTTTCTGGTCCGACGATCGATACGGTCGAGCTCGCCCGCATCGTGTTGCCGACTGCCGAAAGCTATAAGCTCGGCGATTTGGCGAGGCAGCTCGGCCTCCACCACAATCGTCCGCATCAAGCGGACAGCGATGCGGAAGTGACCGCCAAGCTGTTCATTGCCTTGCTCAAGCGGCTCTCCCGTCTGCCGCTTATGACGCTTGAGCAACTGCGCGGTCTTGCCCGCCACTTGAAAAGCGATATTTACTTGCTCCTTGATGCGGTCATCGCCAAAAAGCGGAACAAGGCGCCGGCCGACCGCGCTGTCGCCGTATACCGCGGCATTGCGTTGAAACAACCGGCGCCGGAGCCAGATGAGAGCGATCGGCGCCCCGCTTTGGCTTCGTTCGCTGCCTTTTGCGAACAGGAGCCGCCCCTTCCGCTTCCCGGCTACAAGCGGCGCGCGGGGCAGTGGGAGATGATGCGGCTCGTTTATGAGGCGCTGTCGACGTCCCAGCACGCGCTCATTGAAGCAGGGACCGGACTTGGCAAATCGCTCGCCTATTTGATTCCCGCTGCTTTTTTTGCCTGTGAGCAGCAAGAGCGGGTCGTCATCAGCACGCATACCCTCCAGCTGCAGGAGCAGCTCATTCGCCGCGATTGGCCGGTATTGCGGCAAATCGCGCCGTTTCCGCTCCGCGTTGCCGTTTTGAAAGGGAAGCAAAATTACTTATCCCTTGACAAGTTCGCTTCGTTTTTGTCGGAGCCGTCTGACACGTACGATGCGGCTCTCTTGAAGTGCCAGGTGCTCGTTTGGCTGCTTGAGACCGACAGCGGCGACTTGGACGAATTGAATGTGTCATCCGGCGCCCGTCTCCTATTGTCCGCGCTTGCCATCGGCGAAGAGGAAGACGGCGGGCGGCATCATTTTTTCGCCCGGGCGAAAGAGCGCTCCGAACGGGCGGATGTGGTCATTACCAACCATGCGCTTTTGCTTCATGATTTGACCGGCCCGGCGCCGCTTCTGCCGCCGTTTCGCCATCTGATCATCGATGAGGCGCATCGGCTTGAAGATGCCGCCGCCCGGTGTTTTGGCGAGCAGATTGGCTATGTGTCGTTTCGCCTGCTGACCGCCAAAATCGCGCAGACGATCGCGAAATGGGTAGAAGCAGAACAGGACGCACCGAATGGGGCTCTTGTCCGTTGCCAGCAACGCCTTGAGGAGCTGCAGTTTGAAGGGGACGAGCTGTTCCGCCTGTTGCACCGCTATGCGTTGGACAAAAAGCCGGCTCGCGCTGGACGTTGCCGCTATCGCTTTTCGCCGACGGACGAACAGAGCCGGGCGTGGCAGGCGGCGGTGGAGTTATGCTGGCGCCTGCGCGATTTGGCGGCGGCGCTATCCGCTGAAGCGAAGCCGCTTCTATCCGCTGATACGAGTGGCGATTTCCCACCATCCGCCTTGCTGTCGGCTGATTTGGCGGCTCTCAACCGGCAAATGGCTGCGCTCGTGCGTTTGCTGACCGAAAAGGAGCCGGGTGTCGTCCGGTGGATCGAAGCGGACGAAAAAGGGGCGGCGAACGCTGTCCGCCTTTACTCGCAGCCGGTTGACCTTGCTGACTTTTTCGCCGATCAACTGTTTATGAAAAAACGGAGCGTCGTTTTGACGTCGGCGACGCTCACTGTCCGCGGCCGGTTCACGTATATGGCGGCGCGTCTCGGTCTTGAGGATTTTTATCCACTTTGCCGCTCGTTTCCGTCGCCGTTTCGTTACGAGGAGCAGGCCGCGCTCTTCGTGCCGGCGGACATGCCGCTCGTTTCTGCCGTGCCGCTTGAAGATTACGCCGAAGCGGTCGCCGCTTCGGTGCTTGCGATCGCCCGACGCCTCGGACGGCGGGTGCTTGTGTTGTTCCCTTCGTATGAACTGTTGAAACTGACGGTTGATGCGTTGAAGACGGAGGAAGAAGGCGAGCCGTTTGTTTTGATCGCTCAAGGGGTGCAAAGCGGCAGTCCGGCAAAGCTCTTGCGGACGTTTTTGCAGTTTGAGCATGCGGTGTTGTTTGGGACGAGCAGCTTTTGGGAAGGGGTCGATCTGCCAGGTTCAGCGCTCGATGTGCTTGTCATCGCCCGCTTGCCGTTTGCGCCCCCGGACGATCCCGTGATGGAGGCAAAAAGCAAGCGCATTCGCCTAGAAGGCGGCGATCCGTTTTCCGAGCTGGCGCTTCCTGAGGCGGTGCTTCGTTTTAAGCAAGGGTTTGGCCGCCTCATTCGCACGGAAGACGACAAAGGAGCCGTATTTGTACTGGATCGGCGGCTTTTGGCTTCCCCGTACGGCGCGGATTTTCTCGCTTCCTTGCCGCCGCTTTCGGTGCATGAAGGCGCGCTTTCTGAGCTGCTCGACAAGGCGGAAACTTGGCTTTCGTAA